A DNA window from Rhodococcus sp. Z13 contains the following coding sequences:
- a CDS encoding NAD(P)-dependent oxidoreductase, whose protein sequence is MTASTIGRAGYIGLGNMGSPMAERLLDRPAGLTVFDVLPEAMTPFTDKGATAASSPAGLAAECDLVCVTVLDDAQVREVVTGPDGVLSAARPGTVVAVHSTISDTTAVELAGLCADKGVDLVDAPVSGGAGGARNGALAVMVGASDEVFARIREPFGTFASLVVHAGPVGAGTRMKLARNLLHFVSFTAATEAQRLAEAAGLDITELGKVVRHTDAITGGAGSIMWRDTTSPLVEDDSWFPIFSRVRVLGEKDLALALDLADRLGVDLPLGARALSDLGPGLGVGTGEIAQTRSRKEHA, encoded by the coding sequence GTGACCGCCTCCACGATCGGGCGGGCCGGGTACATCGGTCTCGGCAACATGGGCTCCCCCATGGCCGAGCGGCTGCTCGACCGGCCCGCCGGGCTCACCGTCTTCGACGTGCTGCCCGAGGCCATGACCCCCTTCACCGACAAGGGCGCCACCGCCGCCTCGTCCCCGGCCGGACTCGCCGCCGAATGCGACCTGGTGTGCGTGACCGTCCTCGACGACGCGCAGGTCCGCGAGGTCGTCACCGGCCCCGACGGAGTGCTGTCGGCCGCCCGGCCCGGCACGGTGGTCGCCGTGCACTCGACCATCTCCGACACCACCGCCGTCGAACTCGCCGGACTGTGCGCCGACAAGGGTGTCGATCTCGTCGATGCACCCGTCAGCGGCGGGGCCGGCGGTGCGAGGAACGGCGCCCTCGCGGTGATGGTCGGGGCGAGCGACGAGGTCTTCGCCCGCATCCGCGAGCCGTTCGGCACCTTCGCCTCGCTGGTCGTGCACGCCGGGCCGGTCGGTGCCGGAACCCGGATGAAGCTCGCCCGCAACCTGCTCCACTTCGTCTCGTTCACCGCGGCGACCGAGGCGCAGCGGCTGGCCGAGGCAGCGGGTCTCGACATCACCGAACTCGGCAAGGTGGTCCGGCACACCGACGCGATCACCGGTGGCGCCGGCTCGATCATGTGGCGCGACACCACCTCCCCGCTCGTGGAGGACGATTCCTGGTTCCCGATCTTCTCGCGCGTGCGCGTCCTGGGCGAGAAGGATCTCGCGCTGGCCCTGGATCTCGCCGACCGGCTCGGGGTCGACCTGCCGCTCGGCGCCCGGGCGCTGTCCGATCTCGGCCCCGGTCTCGGGGTCGGCACGGGTGAGATCGCGCAGACCCGTTCCCGGAAGGAGCACGCATGA
- a CDS encoding carboxymuconolactone decarboxylase family protein, which yields MTDETRRRGLEMMSKVYGWEMQDGPGEHFAVTADHLFANIWTRPGLTIRDRRLLLLGALTAQGATDIAEIQIEAALKNEELDEQQLREIALFLCHYVGWPLGSKLDNAVGAVLQRRKAAART from the coding sequence ATGACCGACGAGACCCGCCGCCGCGGCCTGGAGATGATGTCCAAGGTCTACGGCTGGGAGATGCAGGACGGTCCCGGCGAGCACTTCGCCGTCACCGCCGACCACCTGTTCGCGAACATCTGGACCCGGCCGGGGCTGACCATCCGCGACCGCCGGCTGCTGCTGCTCGGGGCGCTCACCGCGCAGGGCGCCACCGACATCGCCGAGATCCAGATCGAGGCGGCCCTGAAGAACGAGGAACTCGACGAGCAGCAGCTCCGCGAGATCGCCCTGTTCCTGTGCCACTACGTGGGCTGGCCGCTGGGCTCGAAGCTCGACAACGCGGTCGGTGCCGTGCTGCAGCGGAGGAAGGCGGCGGCGCGCACGTGA